A DNA window from Chlamydia felis Fe/C-56 contains the following coding sequences:
- a CDS encoding toxin-antitoxin system YwqK family antitoxin: MKQLLFCICALSFSCFTYGSVLKQDSSVMKETFRNNYGIIVSGKDWVKRGCDGTITKVLKDGSTLYEIYVQGLLHGEITLTFPHSTTLSVIKTYDRGRLVSYKTFFSNGLPSKEEVFQEDGSLTVTRWPESKNNDTITDPYFIETTYQGRVIEGSYSSFNGKYTSTIRNGEGVRSNFSPNNVLLSEEAFNDGFMVKRTTFYATRDPETVTHYVNGQPHGLRLTYLPGGIPNTIEEWRYGYQDGTTTVFKNGCKAAEIPFIKGCKEGCELRYNEEEVIAEEVSWRNNSLHGMRKIYAAGIYKCEWYHRGRLVSKTKFERLNNAG, from the coding sequence ATGAAACAGCTGCTTTTTTGCATTTGCGCCCTCTCTTTCTCATGCTTTACCTATGGGTCTGTTCTAAAACAAGATTCCTCGGTTATGAAGGAAACCTTCCGAAATAACTACGGAATTATCGTATCGGGGAAAGATTGGGTAAAACGGGGTTGTGATGGAACAATCACTAAAGTTTTAAAGGATGGGTCTACCCTTTATGAAATTTACGTTCAGGGTCTTCTTCATGGCGAGATCACATTAACATTCCCCCATTCTACAACTCTATCCGTAATCAAAACTTACGATAGGGGAAGACTTGTTTCTTATAAAACATTCTTCTCTAATGGTCTACCCTCTAAAGAAGAGGTATTCCAAGAAGATGGATCTCTCACTGTTACCCGTTGGCCTGAAAGTAAAAACAATGATACAATTACCGATCCTTATTTTATTGAGACCACCTATCAGGGACGTGTAATTGAAGGGAGCTATTCTTCATTCAATGGGAAATACACATCAACCATTCGCAATGGAGAAGGTGTACGCTCAAACTTTTCTCCAAATAACGTTCTTCTTTCTGAAGAGGCCTTTAACGACGGTTTTATGGTAAAAAGAACGACATTCTACGCCACTCGAGACCCCGAAACCGTCACCCATTATGTTAATGGCCAACCTCATGGATTGCGGCTAACTTATCTCCCAGGGGGTATTCCTAACACTATTGAAGAATGGCGTTATGGATACCAAGACGGAACGACAACAGTATTTAAAAATGGTTGTAAGGCTGCAGAAATTCCTTTTATAAAAGGATGCAAGGAAGGATGTGAGTTACGCTACAATGAAGAAGAAGTTATTGCCGAAGAAGTATCTTGGAGAAATAACTCCCTCCATGGTATGAGAAAAATTTATGCCGCCGGAATTTATAAATGTGAGTGGTATCATCGCGGACGCCTGGTCTCAAAAACAAAGTTCGAGAGACTCAATAATGCTGGATAA
- a CDS encoding type I restriction enzyme HsdR N-terminal domain-containing protein gives MSSSNLLSPQDSTSSSEQTPITDSFKVFDPIRDKILASTPEEKVRQELITFLIEELLYPPSLIIVEKGLKTLFPLLTRKNIRPPRRRTDLLVITPTTYTNLEGKTYNLGNPKPLLLIECKARVINQQTFNQLLSYNYIIGAPCLSVVCYQKQQTGFLNPKTQTLDFYPGLPSYSQLLSYYLTLNSAQPVN, from the coding sequence ATGTCCTCATCGAACCTATTATCTCCCCAGGATTCCACATCTTCTAGTGAGCAGACGCCTATAACAGATTCGTTTAAAGTCTTCGATCCGATACGGGATAAGATCTTGGCTTCCACACCGGAAGAAAAAGTACGCCAAGAACTTATCACGTTTCTGATTGAAGAGCTACTCTACCCCCCCTCTTTGATTATTGTGGAAAAAGGGCTCAAAACCCTATTTCCTCTTCTTACACGCAAGAATATTCGTCCTCCCCGACGGCGTACCGATCTCCTAGTGATCACCCCAACAACATACACGAATTTAGAAGGAAAAACGTATAACTTAGGCAATCCCAAACCTCTTCTGCTCATTGAATGCAAAGCACGGGTGATTAACCAACAAACCTTCAATCAATTACTAAGTTATAATTATATTATTGGGGCACCGTGTCTTTCCGTTGTGTGTTATCAAAAACAACAAACAGGATTCCTAAATCCAAAAACGCAAACCCTAGATTTTTACCCGGGATTGCCCAGTTACTCCCAGCTCCTCTCCTATTACCTAACTCTCAACTCCGCACAACCTGTAAACTAA
- the yidD gene encoding membrane protein insertion efficiency factor YidD, whose protein sequence is MSFKSLLKNLPKFFFLGLIHIYRWTISPLLGSPCRFFPTCSQYALQALKHHGCIKGLGFTIKRIGKCGPWHPGGVDLVPMTTLEESLDISPATNDDDSCDSQA, encoded by the coding sequence ATGTCATTTAAATCGCTTTTAAAAAACCTCCCTAAGTTCTTCTTCCTTGGGCTTATTCACATCTATAGATGGACTATTTCCCCTTTACTAGGAAGCCCTTGCAGATTTTTCCCGACATGCTCACAGTATGCTCTGCAAGCCTTAAAACATCACGGGTGCATTAAAGGACTGGGATTCACCATAAAAAGAATTGGGAAATGTGGCCCCTGGCATCCAGGTGGAGTTGATCTAGTTCCTATGACGACTTTGGAGGAATCTTTAGACATTTCCCCGGCAACAAACGATGATGACTCATGTGATTCACAAGCATAA
- a CDS encoding MGMT family protein, protein MSENLYLVSDDSKFSLSQACSQGLQIAKYPPLQVIVHFQNNTVIKTQLSIAPVFSCLFLGPGSHKAMEEIVLLCAKYSQKIAIPQSSYINTSVLSGQQETILNSVAQIPFGQTRTYKDIARETDTHPRTVGSACKNNPFLLFFPCHRVIGSNGERHYCAGKQIQNILLNFEESLS, encoded by the coding sequence ATGTCCGAGAATCTTTACCTAGTTTCCGACGATTCTAAATTTTCCCTATCGCAAGCCTGTTCTCAAGGCTTGCAGATAGCTAAGTACCCGCCTCTCCAAGTCATAGTTCACTTCCAAAACAATACCGTCATAAAAACTCAGCTTTCTATAGCTCCTGTATTTTCCTGTTTATTTCTTGGTCCCGGCTCACATAAAGCTATGGAAGAAATTGTCCTACTATGTGCTAAGTATTCACAGAAAATTGCCATTCCGCAATCCTCTTATATCAATACATCCGTGTTGTCTGGACAGCAGGAAACAATTCTGAATAGCGTTGCGCAAATTCCTTTCGGGCAGACGCGCACATATAAAGATATCGCCAGAGAAACCGATACGCATCCACGTACAGTAGGATCCGCGTGTAAGAATAATCCCTTTCTTCTATTCTTCCCCTGTCATAGGGTAATAGGAAGTAACGGCGAACGTCATTACTGTGCTGGAAAACAAATCCAAAATATTCTTCTGAACTTTGAGGAATCTTTAAGTTAG
- a CDS encoding ABC transporter permease gives MQSQTSFLQRFFQAYKKNFLASLSWKFVIVLSLIGIYAPLFASSKPILVQWEGSLFFPLFRYLWFPGFYTKAIDLFFNVLMVTLPFFFIGCKFFKRNARKVILGILAIVQVSGFIFVYRGNIQDPSVDENLKKLRAEKILSQIANSKEETLVLLPKDLRTWELERTYMSKYEQLGILIKSKYRQLQHEKLQKFCVAYEGARGSQIPTLHLSQIKNEQICLERLQKRLDKLSTSYESSLQNWHRAVDEYRPFLMSLTRVEHDLNLALYNKDHHEGLLSMYSSIEEEAKPFRKRLISTRQVLEEYNKIHSAINFIQDKRAWINEESEKLRILISPLLSTFHWEDDAGGSREMNKYVRWWQLTRINRKDLLASLIFGIRVALVLGGLAVAIALLIGTIIGLVSGYFGGTTDIVLSRFTEIWETMPMLFILMLVVSITQKKSLILDTVLLGCFGWTGFSRYVRIETLKQRNMSYVLAATNMCYSNYHIMVHQILPNAIVPIISLLPFSVMAMISCETSLTFLGLGEENSASWGNLMKEGVTAFPSESAILWPPAIMLTALLIAIALIGDGVRDALDPKLQD, from the coding sequence ATGCAATCCCAGACTTCTTTTCTCCAGAGATTTTTTCAAGCTTATAAAAAAAATTTCCTGGCTTCGTTATCTTGGAAATTTGTCATAGTCTTGTCTCTAATCGGGATTTATGCTCCTTTATTTGCTAGCAGTAAACCCATTTTAGTGCAGTGGGAAGGTTCTCTGTTTTTCCCCCTATTTAGATACTTGTGGTTCCCTGGTTTTTATACTAAGGCTATCGATCTCTTTTTTAATGTGTTGATGGTGACTCTGCCCTTTTTCTTTATAGGATGTAAGTTCTTTAAGAGAAATGCACGCAAAGTAATTCTGGGCATTTTAGCCATAGTACAAGTCTCCGGTTTTATTTTTGTCTATCGTGGTAATATCCAGGATCCTTCTGTAGATGAAAATCTGAAGAAATTACGTGCAGAGAAAATCCTTTCGCAAATAGCAAATAGCAAAGAAGAAACTCTAGTTTTGCTCCCTAAAGATCTACGTACTTGGGAATTAGAAAGGACTTATATGAGCAAGTACGAGCAGTTGGGGATTTTGATAAAGTCAAAATATCGCCAACTTCAGCACGAGAAATTACAGAAGTTTTGCGTAGCTTATGAGGGAGCCCGAGGCTCACAAATACCCACGCTACATCTCTCACAGATAAAAAATGAGCAGATTTGTTTAGAGCGACTACAGAAAAGATTAGATAAGTTGAGTACTTCTTACGAGTCTTCTTTACAAAATTGGCATAGAGCTGTTGATGAGTACCGTCCTTTTCTTATGTCTCTAACCCGAGTGGAACATGATTTAAATCTGGCCTTGTATAATAAAGATCATCATGAAGGCTTACTCTCAATGTATTCTTCGATAGAAGAAGAAGCCAAGCCTTTCCGCAAGCGTTTGATAAGTACGCGTCAGGTCCTTGAAGAATATAATAAAATTCATAGTGCGATTAATTTTATCCAAGATAAGCGCGCGTGGATTAATGAAGAATCTGAAAAACTGCGCATTCTTATCAGTCCGTTATTGAGTACTTTTCATTGGGAAGACGATGCCGGAGGTTCTCGAGAAATGAACAAGTATGTCCGTTGGTGGCAGCTTACCCGAATTAACCGTAAGGATCTTTTAGCCTCCTTGATTTTCGGTATTCGTGTTGCTTTGGTTCTTGGCGGGCTTGCCGTAGCTATCGCCTTGTTGATCGGTACCATTATTGGTTTGGTTTCTGGGTATTTTGGAGGAACCACGGACATAGTTCTTTCTAGATTCACCGAAATTTGGGAAACTATGCCAATGTTATTTATTTTGATGCTGGTTGTTTCTATAACGCAGAAAAAATCCTTAATCTTAGATACCGTATTACTGGGGTGTTTTGGTTGGACGGGATTTAGCAGATACGTCAGGATTGAAACTCTAAAACAACGCAATATGTCCTATGTGTTGGCTGCTACGAACATGTGCTACAGTAATTACCATATTATGGTGCATCAGATACTCCCTAATGCCATAGTGCCGATCATTTCTCTTTTGCCCTTTTCTGTGATGGCCATGATTAGTTGTGAAACGAGTCTAACATTTTTAGGCCTTGGTGAGGAAAATTCCGCTTCTTGGGGAAATCTTATGAAAGAAGGAGTGACTGCTTTCCCATCAGAGAGCGCGATTCTTTGGCCTCCAGCTATCATGCTTACCGCATTGCTTATTGCTATAGCATTGATAGGTGACGGTGTTCGGGATGCTTTGGATCCTAAGCTGCAGGACTAA
- the recO gene encoding DNA repair protein RecO, protein MHTLTPAIALKNLPLGKNHCVTTIFSPLGLLSFFAKHGQTLHCDFREALIPLSLGIYSLDYSPPKMRKLISAEVNNPFSEIKSSFPLLQAAGKMGQSILESQWQEKPSQKLFSLFLNFLHRLPESKNPEMFSATFLLKLLQYEGILDLSSTCATCKQHIPTQQCYRHKGMKFCLEHGPESAVSIENEEEQILQALVHAKRFQDLLHLSDFPLGFSEKIIHMFESTIHEDKKLLQSDGSTRATVHVKD, encoded by the coding sequence ATGCACACCCTAACCCCTGCAATTGCATTAAAAAATCTTCCTCTGGGGAAAAACCACTGTGTAACTACAATATTTTCTCCCTTAGGTCTGCTTTCATTTTTCGCCAAGCATGGCCAAACCCTACACTGTGATTTTCGAGAAGCCCTTATCCCCTTATCTCTGGGAATTTACAGTCTAGACTACTCTCCCCCTAAAATGCGCAAGCTGATCTCCGCTGAAGTAAACAATCCCTTTTCAGAAATAAAATCGTCATTCCCTCTACTTCAAGCTGCAGGGAAAATGGGACAGAGTATTTTAGAATCGCAGTGGCAAGAAAAACCTTCTCAAAAACTGTTTTCTTTATTTTTAAACTTCCTCCACCGCCTACCCGAAAGTAAAAATCCCGAAATGTTTTCAGCGACTTTCTTACTCAAACTCTTACAATATGAAGGGATCCTTGATCTCTCCTCCACGTGCGCCACCTGTAAACAACATATCCCTACGCAACAGTGTTATCGTCATAAAGGAATGAAATTTTGCCTAGAACACGGGCCTGAATCCGCAGTGAGTATAGAAAACGAGGAAGAACAAATTCTCCAAGCACTTGTACATGCCAAGAGATTTCAAGATCTGCTACATTTATCGGATTTTCCCTTAGGATTTTCGGAAAAAATTATCCACATGTTTGAAAGCACTATCCATGAGGATAAGAAATTACTGCAAAGTGATGGTTCCACCAGAGCCACTGTGCACGTCAAAGACTAG
- a CDS encoding RMD1 family protein — MRCTAHCTASSYNLHVLFHLLKTRFPTVLSREYVLVSSENPDEYDKIAVFFPFGVAVFWGWEEFEEIKVLQSIVTASPEILPQPEIDCYNFHYGEKLQIRRDRLILSDSQLNTKLAISFGLAQSVKLTIFEATIYKTIEDSKRLPQDLATKGKISMPRRAIAKKIGKLFLDKASVNLHSDILDEPDFFWEHPETQPIYIDVLNCLDINARINVLNHRLTILGDVLEILNDQLNHQHSSSLEWTIIWLIMLEVSVALLKDVFNVI, encoded by the coding sequence ATGCGTTGTACCGCTCATTGCACAGCTTCGTCGTATAATTTACACGTGCTCTTTCACTTACTTAAGACACGTTTCCCCACAGTGCTATCTAGGGAATATGTGCTAGTCTCTTCGGAAAATCCTGATGAATATGACAAGATTGCTGTGTTTTTCCCTTTTGGAGTTGCTGTTTTTTGGGGTTGGGAAGAATTTGAGGAAATCAAGGTTCTTCAATCTATTGTTACAGCTTCTCCGGAAATTCTTCCCCAACCAGAAATAGACTGTTACAATTTTCATTACGGAGAAAAACTTCAAATACGCAGAGACAGACTTATTCTCTCTGATTCTCAATTAAATACAAAATTAGCGATATCTTTTGGTCTCGCCCAATCAGTAAAGCTCACTATATTTGAAGCCACCATTTATAAAACTATTGAAGATTCCAAGCGTCTTCCTCAAGATCTGGCAACAAAAGGGAAAATCTCCATGCCAAGGAGGGCTATCGCAAAAAAAATTGGCAAATTATTTTTGGATAAAGCCTCTGTTAACCTCCATTCTGATATTCTTGATGAGCCAGACTTTTTCTGGGAACATCCGGAAACACAACCTATTTACATTGACGTACTCAACTGCCTGGATATTAACGCGAGAATCAATGTTCTCAATCACAGGTTAACAATCCTTGGAGATGTATTGGAAATCTTAAACGATCAGCTCAACCACCAGCACTCTTCATCCCTAGAATGGACTATTATCTGGCTTATTATGTTAGAAGTTTCTGTAGCCCTACTCAAAGACGTTTTCAATGTCATTTAA
- the pheT gene encoding phenylalanine--tRNA ligase subunit beta produces MRVSLSSLQRFFSSPLPIKQIIEACDRIGIETEIETLLTCSFSSIVTAKVLTTLPHPNADKLVIATLFDGQKEYQIVCGAPNCRPGIIVPLALPGAKLHDSEGKAFTIKKSKIRGVESQGMCCGADELGFPHLQTSDRGLFEFPLNTPLGESACTILADTLIECSLTPNLGHCASLLGLAREITHVTNVELVLPKEFSLAPLETNAEENPEHDQNLCPIFCCVKISGVSSETSPQELQNALGELKQKSINSIVDITNYIMLSLGQPLHVYDAQSVDFDSLRAQKSQEKHTVKLLNNTEVVISEGIPIICDKNHTVGLAGVMGSLDSSFIETTTDIVLEAAYFSPQAIRASQTHIPLHSEAAYRFTRGIDPNNVLPSLYAAIHYVKKLFPNAKISPIRVLGAAPQSPSLTLRTDMIKRLLGISLSDSQVEEKLVSLGFTVTPQETGSLLVHVPSYRHDIHEEVDLVEEIYRTQPWKIESRKAPAVYTPMYSLKREVVDFLANSGLQQFFTCDLLDAETAALNRQEADYISLQGSKQATVLRDSLLPGLLKSTATNLNRQAPYVHAFELGTTYSKKDSKYQETQSLGIILSGQAEGLSWISHERPLSFYSIKGWLERLFQYFHISSQAYTLLPSDNLNFHPYQQAELYLHKNMLGRFGTLHPQLCKKAQIKHSVFFAELSLDVLLFMQKKAIHLYKPYPIYPSSFRDITLTVHESVPANSLRKKLLSFHSKWLESVSIISIYQNKNPDTQNKNVSLRLVFQDKERTLSSQEIEEEHERLLAMLKEQIDDTKGMIYS; encoded by the coding sequence ATGCGAGTTTCTTTATCCTCATTACAAAGATTTTTTTCTTCACCCTTGCCTATAAAACAAATTATAGAAGCTTGCGATCGTATAGGGATTGAAACTGAGATAGAAACACTTCTTACCTGTTCTTTCTCCTCCATCGTCACAGCAAAGGTGTTAACAACCCTTCCCCATCCTAATGCGGATAAACTCGTAATCGCCACTCTCTTTGATGGACAAAAAGAATACCAGATAGTCTGTGGTGCTCCTAATTGCCGTCCTGGTATCATAGTTCCTCTAGCTCTTCCAGGAGCAAAACTTCATGATAGTGAGGGCAAAGCTTTCACAATAAAAAAATCCAAAATTCGTGGTGTAGAATCCCAAGGCATGTGCTGTGGCGCCGATGAATTAGGATTCCCGCATTTGCAAACTTCGGACCGAGGACTCTTTGAGTTTCCTTTAAACACCCCTTTGGGAGAAAGCGCCTGCACCATCCTTGCCGATACTTTGATTGAATGCTCCCTAACTCCTAATCTAGGTCACTGCGCCTCCCTTCTAGGCCTAGCCAGAGAAATTACCCATGTAACAAATGTGGAGCTTGTTCTTCCGAAAGAATTCTCACTTGCTCCTCTAGAAACTAATGCAGAAGAAAATCCTGAGCATGATCAAAATCTTTGCCCCATCTTTTGCTGTGTAAAAATTTCTGGAGTATCTTCAGAAACCTCTCCCCAAGAGCTACAAAACGCTCTCGGCGAACTTAAACAAAAATCTATAAATTCCATCGTAGACATCACCAACTACATCATGTTGTCTTTAGGCCAACCCTTACATGTCTATGATGCCCAATCTGTGGATTTCGATTCCCTAAGAGCTCAAAAATCACAGGAAAAACACACTGTAAAACTTTTAAATAACACAGAAGTCGTTATCTCTGAAGGAATACCTATCATTTGTGATAAAAACCATACAGTAGGTTTAGCGGGTGTTATGGGGAGTTTAGATTCTTCTTTCATCGAAACGACAACTGATATTGTCTTAGAAGCTGCGTATTTTTCTCCCCAAGCCATACGTGCTTCACAAACTCACATTCCTCTACATTCTGAGGCTGCGTACCGTTTCACAAGAGGTATCGATCCCAACAACGTTCTTCCTTCATTGTATGCAGCTATTCACTACGTTAAAAAGTTGTTCCCTAATGCTAAGATATCACCGATCCGTGTTTTGGGTGCCGCTCCTCAATCTCCATCTCTGACATTACGTACAGATATGATAAAAAGGCTCCTCGGGATCTCGTTAAGTGATTCTCAAGTCGAGGAAAAGCTTGTTTCTCTAGGATTTACTGTTACTCCTCAAGAAACCGGCAGTTTATTAGTACATGTCCCCTCCTATCGTCATGATATTCATGAAGAAGTAGATCTTGTTGAAGAAATTTACAGAACACAACCATGGAAAATAGAGAGTAGAAAAGCTCCAGCTGTTTACACTCCTATGTACTCTTTGAAACGAGAAGTGGTAGATTTCTTAGCCAACTCCGGGTTGCAGCAATTTTTCACCTGTGACCTTTTAGATGCAGAAACAGCGGCATTAAATAGGCAAGAAGCCGATTACATTTCGTTACAGGGATCCAAACAAGCTACTGTATTACGCGATTCTCTACTTCCTGGATTATTGAAAAGTACCGCAACGAATTTAAATAGACAAGCACCGTACGTACATGCTTTTGAGCTAGGGACTACGTACTCAAAGAAAGATTCCAAATATCAAGAAACACAGAGTTTAGGAATTATCCTATCTGGACAAGCTGAAGGCTTATCTTGGATATCTCATGAGCGTCCTTTATCGTTTTATTCTATAAAAGGCTGGCTGGAACGATTATTCCAGTATTTTCATATTTCTTCCCAGGCCTATACACTCCTTCCTAGCGATAATCTAAATTTCCATCCTTATCAACAAGCGGAGCTCTATCTTCACAAGAATATGTTAGGGAGATTTGGAACATTACATCCGCAATTGTGTAAGAAGGCTCAAATTAAACATTCTGTATTTTTTGCTGAGCTCTCTTTGGATGTTCTTTTGTTTATGCAAAAGAAAGCCATACACCTATATAAACCGTATCCTATTTATCCTTCTTCATTCAGGGATATTACACTTACAGTTCATGAATCTGTACCTGCGAATTCTTTACGCAAGAAACTTTTAAGTTTCCATTCTAAATGGCTTGAAAGTGTTTCCATTATCAGTATATATCAAAATAAGAACCCCGATACTCAGAATAAAAATGTTTCCCTACGCCTTGTGTTCCAAGACAAGGAAAGAACATTATCTAGTCAAGAAATAGAAGAAGAACATGAGCGTTTACTTGCTATGCTTAAAGAGCAAATAGACGATACAAAAGGAATGATCTATTCATGA
- a CDS encoding LysM peptidoglycan-binding domain-containing protein — protein MAVQKTTRWLWQALILSAVLNIVFLLLFYSTIFRKDIYKLRLFSGPLVAKSCRVQRIPEDFLDQLSEASLEELYRLLDEDHLLYGYPLKLWALSVAIHTYDVDVGGALSHPLTFTQLRSRGKTWLLPNVDEREYSLIRRYLTYERYPFTSRGLFVSISKHLEQGIVDEDCLYHFCHTPEFLYLRTLLCGADEQVSSVASLAKMVICNGKGVFFSLCNEHNRATNISDRQRQKVLSTYMSLGEPLAALLLLVHDEDWVIHEFTDEALKTFISLLPKESPYSQNFISRVSSSPRSYSVSEENTIETLASDAQKAVEEEYIVKDGDSLWLIARRFGVTVEEIMLVNHMSHHRLLPGKCLKIPPKSS, from the coding sequence ATGGCTGTGCAAAAAACAACACGTTGGTTATGGCAGGCATTAATTTTAAGTGCAGTATTAAATATTGTTTTTTTACTTCTGTTTTACTCAACAATCTTTAGAAAAGATATTTATAAACTGCGTTTGTTTTCAGGCCCCTTGGTAGCAAAGAGCTGCCGGGTACAGAGAATCCCCGAAGATTTTTTAGATCAGTTATCAGAAGCTTCTCTTGAAGAGTTATATCGTTTATTAGACGAGGATCATTTGCTTTATGGGTATCCGTTAAAATTATGGGCGTTAAGTGTGGCTATTCACACTTATGATGTGGATGTGGGAGGGGCGTTATCTCATCCTCTGACATTTACACAATTGCGTAGTCGTGGGAAAACGTGGTTACTCCCAAATGTTGACGAGAGGGAGTATAGTTTAATACGTCGCTACTTAACTTATGAGCGCTATCCTTTTACCTCTCGAGGTTTGTTTGTTTCTATTTCTAAACATTTAGAACAGGGGATTGTTGACGAAGATTGTCTTTATCACTTTTGTCATACGCCAGAATTTCTCTATTTGCGAACATTACTTTGTGGTGCTGATGAGCAGGTATCCTCTGTGGCGTCGTTAGCAAAAATGGTCATATGTAATGGGAAAGGGGTCTTTTTTTCTTTATGTAACGAGCATAACCGCGCTACAAATATTTCTGATAGGCAACGCCAAAAAGTATTGTCTACTTATATGAGTTTAGGAGAGCCTTTAGCAGCTTTATTGTTACTTGTTCACGATGAAGATTGGGTTATTCATGAATTCACTGATGAGGCTTTGAAGACGTTTATTAGCTTGCTTCCTAAAGAATCTCCTTATAGTCAGAATTTTATTTCTCGAGTTAGTTCGTCGCCACGTTCTTATTCTGTTAGTGAAGAGAATACAATAGAAACTCTTGCTTCTGATGCTCAAAAAGCTGTTGAAGAGGAGTATATTGTAAAAGATGGAGATTCCTTATGGCTAATAGCGCGGCGTTTTGGGGTAACAGTTGAAGAAATTATGCTTGTGAATCACATGAGTCATCATCGTTTGTTGCCGGGGAAATGTCTAAAGATTCCTCCAAAGTCGTCATAG
- a CDS encoding HPF/RaiA family ribosome-associated protein, which translates to MHSPQRRSSKQKKIPSPKVPNLEITGKSFHISQPLRQLIMEKNAQLSAVDSTHVVLTSHKDKREGTEVHLTATKGKEIFQAKTHHTNAYSAVISAFKKIRTLANKHQKIRQDKKKHDLGLSKKEEHIIELQESSHLYDDLLPIETMDAWDSLKQYGFIPGSAKKLLFKKKIPLPVLSEDEAIKKFEASRDKVLVFLNEKEHKIQLIHKQNDDNYVLIEPIISPGFHIF; encoded by the coding sequence ATGCACAGCCCACAACGTCGATCGTCTAAACAGAAAAAAATTCCAAGTCCTAAAGTCCCTAACCTAGAAATCACGGGGAAATCCTTTCATATTTCCCAACCGCTACGCCAGTTGATCATGGAAAAGAATGCTCAACTATCTGCAGTAGACTCTACACACGTAGTGTTGACATCGCACAAAGATAAGCGGGAGGGGACTGAGGTACATCTTACCGCTACGAAGGGGAAAGAGATATTTCAAGCGAAAACTCATCACACCAATGCCTATAGCGCGGTAATTTCAGCCTTTAAAAAAATCCGCACATTAGCAAACAAGCATCAGAAAATCCGCCAGGACAAGAAGAAACATGATCTGGGACTATCTAAAAAAGAAGAACATATCATTGAACTTCAAGAGTCTTCCCATCTTTATGACGATCTGCTACCTATAGAAACTATGGATGCTTGGGACTCTCTAAAACAATACGGTTTTATCCCTGGATCTGCAAAAAAGTTGCTGTTTAAGAAAAAAATACCTCTTCCTGTTCTCTCCGAAGACGAAGCTATTAAGAAATTCGAAGCCTCTCGAGATAAAGTTCTAGTTTTCCTAAATGAAAAAGAGCATAAAATTCAGCTAATCCACAAACAAAACGACGACAATTATGTCCTCATCGAACCTATTATCTCCCCAGGATTCCACATCTTCTAG